A genomic window from Lotus japonicus ecotype B-129 chromosome 1, LjGifu_v1.2 includes:
- the LOC130729603 gene encoding protein ZINC INDUCED FACILITATOR-LIKE 1-like isoform X1, whose amino-acid sequence MKKKKNKTKLSHEILTLVTTFSFHTHTKLELQEFLLVIDKRDTYNNMENEIMKEPLLEKKYYKDCPGCKVDQAKELKKGASVLNLLIIWMLMICASLPISCLYPFLYFMVKDFNVAKTEADISTYAGYVGSTLMLGRALTSVGWGLFSDRYGRKPALIVGVMSVIIFNTLFGLSTNFWMAIITRFLLGCGNGIIGPVKAYATELFREEDQAIGLSTVSAAWAIGLIIGPALGGYLAQPVMKYPHIFPKGSFWDKFPYFLPCFIISGLAFPVLIACIWIPETLHNHKGGNECTDEAEALENGSNRVNKGKTTQKNENLLKNWPLMSSIIVYCIFSLHDMAYTEVFSLWAVSPPSLGGLNFTTDNVGNVLAISGLLLIIYQLILYPYVERACGPIRISRITGMLSIPLLQSYPFIAMLSGVTLYIVISLASILKNILSMTIITGLFILQNRAVKQNQRGAANGISVTCVSLFKAIGPAVGGALLTWSQKRMHASFLPGTHMIFFIMNLVEGLGLLMMFKPFLNDEKNTHSDQLH is encoded by the exons atgaaaaagaaaaaaaacaaaacaaaactttCCCATGAAATTTTAACACTTGTGACAACATTTTCATTTCATACGCATACAAAATTGGAGCTCCAAGAGTTTCTCCT GGTTATAGATAAGAGGGACACATACAACAACATGGAGAATGAGATCATGAAAGAACCATTGTTGGAGAAGAAGTACTATAAGGACTGCCCAGGCTGTAAGGTGGATCAAGCAAAAGAGCTGAAAAAGGGTGCATCAGTTCTAAATCTTTTAATTATATGGATGTTGATGATATGTGCAT CACTACCGATATCATGTCTCTATCCATTCCTTTATTTCATG GTAAAGGACTTCAATGTTGCGAAAACGGAGGCTGATATTAGTACTTATGCTGGTTATGTGG GATCTACATTGATGCTCGGTAGAGCTTTGACATCTGTAGGCTGGGGACTGTTTTCTGATCGTTATGGTAGAAAACCTGCTTTAATTGTTGGGGTTATGTCAGT TATCATTTTCAACACACTATTCGGCCTTAGTACAAATTTTTGGATGGCCATTATAACCAGATTTCTTCTAGGATGTGGTAATGGTATAATTGGACCAGTAAAG GCTTATGCTACTGAACTTTTTAGAGAAGAGGATCAAGCTATAGGACTCTCTACG GTCAGTGCAGCTTGGGCTATAGGTCTGATAATTGGCCCAGCATTGGGAGGCTATTTGGCTCAG CCTGTAATGAAATACCCCCACATATTTCCAAAGGGCTCTTTTTGGGATAA GTTTCCATACTTCTTGCCCTGCTTTATAATATCAGGACTAGCATTTCCAGTTCTGATTGCCTGTATTTGGATTCCG GAAACACTTCATAATCACAAAGGTGGAAATGAGTGCACAGATGAGGCTGAAGCTTTAGAAAATGGAAGCAATAGGGTTAACAAAGGAAAGACAACCCAAAAGAATGAAAACCTCTTAAAGAATTGGCCCTTAATGTCATCTATCATTGTTTATTGTATTTTCTCACTTCATGACATGGCTTATACAGAG GTTTTCTCTTTATGGGCTGTCAGTCCTCCTAGCCTGGGGGGTTTGAACTTTACAACTGATAATGTTGGCAATGTTCTTGCAATATCAG GTCTTCTACTTATTATCTACCAGCTTATCCTATACCCATATGTGGAAAGAGCTTGTGGACCTATTAGAATTTCCCGCATTACAGGG ATGTTATCCATACCACTTCTGCAAAGTTACCCCTTTATAGCAATGTTGTCAGGCGTAACACTATACATTGTGATAAGTCTTGCTTCTATTCTGAAGAATATTTTATCT atGACCATCATAACTGGTTTATTTATTTTGCAAAATAGAGCAGTG aaacaaaacCAAAGGGGGGCAGCTAATGGCATTTCTGTGACTTGTGTGTCTCTATTCAAAGCTATTGGCCCTGCTGTAGGTGGTGCCTT ATTAACTTGGTCACAAAAGCGAATGCATGCTTCTTTCCTGCCAG GCACACATATGATCTTCTTTATAATGAATTTAGTTGAAGGACTTGGACTGCTAATGATGTTTAAACCATTCCTTAATGACGAAAAGAATACACACTCAGATCAGTTACACTGA
- the LOC130729603 gene encoding protein ZINC INDUCED FACILITATOR-LIKE 1-like isoform X2: MENEIMKEPLLEKKYYKDCPGCKVDQAKELKKGASVLNLLIIWMLMICASLPISCLYPFLYFMVKDFNVAKTEADISTYAGYVGSTLMLGRALTSVGWGLFSDRYGRKPALIVGVMSVIIFNTLFGLSTNFWMAIITRFLLGCGNGIIGPVKAYATELFREEDQAIGLSTVSAAWAIGLIIGPALGGYLAQPVMKYPHIFPKGSFWDKFPYFLPCFIISGLAFPVLIACIWIPETLHNHKGGNECTDEAEALENGSNRVNKGKTTQKNENLLKNWPLMSSIIVYCIFSLHDMAYTEVFSLWAVSPPSLGGLNFTTDNVGNVLAISGLLLIIYQLILYPYVERACGPIRISRITGMLSIPLLQSYPFIAMLSGVTLYIVISLASILKNILSMTIITGLFILQNRAVKQNQRGAANGISVTCVSLFKAIGPAVGGALLTWSQKRMHASFLPGTHMIFFIMNLVEGLGLLMMFKPFLNDEKNTHSDQLH, translated from the exons ATGGAGAATGAGATCATGAAAGAACCATTGTTGGAGAAGAAGTACTATAAGGACTGCCCAGGCTGTAAGGTGGATCAAGCAAAAGAGCTGAAAAAGGGTGCATCAGTTCTAAATCTTTTAATTATATGGATGTTGATGATATGTGCAT CACTACCGATATCATGTCTCTATCCATTCCTTTATTTCATG GTAAAGGACTTCAATGTTGCGAAAACGGAGGCTGATATTAGTACTTATGCTGGTTATGTGG GATCTACATTGATGCTCGGTAGAGCTTTGACATCTGTAGGCTGGGGACTGTTTTCTGATCGTTATGGTAGAAAACCTGCTTTAATTGTTGGGGTTATGTCAGT TATCATTTTCAACACACTATTCGGCCTTAGTACAAATTTTTGGATGGCCATTATAACCAGATTTCTTCTAGGATGTGGTAATGGTATAATTGGACCAGTAAAG GCTTATGCTACTGAACTTTTTAGAGAAGAGGATCAAGCTATAGGACTCTCTACG GTCAGTGCAGCTTGGGCTATAGGTCTGATAATTGGCCCAGCATTGGGAGGCTATTTGGCTCAG CCTGTAATGAAATACCCCCACATATTTCCAAAGGGCTCTTTTTGGGATAA GTTTCCATACTTCTTGCCCTGCTTTATAATATCAGGACTAGCATTTCCAGTTCTGATTGCCTGTATTTGGATTCCG GAAACACTTCATAATCACAAAGGTGGAAATGAGTGCACAGATGAGGCTGAAGCTTTAGAAAATGGAAGCAATAGGGTTAACAAAGGAAAGACAACCCAAAAGAATGAAAACCTCTTAAAGAATTGGCCCTTAATGTCATCTATCATTGTTTATTGTATTTTCTCACTTCATGACATGGCTTATACAGAG GTTTTCTCTTTATGGGCTGTCAGTCCTCCTAGCCTGGGGGGTTTGAACTTTACAACTGATAATGTTGGCAATGTTCTTGCAATATCAG GTCTTCTACTTATTATCTACCAGCTTATCCTATACCCATATGTGGAAAGAGCTTGTGGACCTATTAGAATTTCCCGCATTACAGGG ATGTTATCCATACCACTTCTGCAAAGTTACCCCTTTATAGCAATGTTGTCAGGCGTAACACTATACATTGTGATAAGTCTTGCTTCTATTCTGAAGAATATTTTATCT atGACCATCATAACTGGTTTATTTATTTTGCAAAATAGAGCAGTG aaacaaaacCAAAGGGGGGCAGCTAATGGCATTTCTGTGACTTGTGTGTCTCTATTCAAAGCTATTGGCCCTGCTGTAGGTGGTGCCTT ATTAACTTGGTCACAAAAGCGAATGCATGCTTCTTTCCTGCCAG GCACACATATGATCTTCTTTATAATGAATTTAGTTGAAGGACTTGGACTGCTAATGATGTTTAAACCATTCCTTAATGACGAAAAGAATACACACTCAGATCAGTTACACTGA